The Amblyomma americanum isolate KBUSLIRL-KWMA chromosome 3, ASM5285725v1, whole genome shotgun sequence genome window below encodes:
- the LOC144125437 gene encoding ATP synthase subunit b, mitochondrial-like has protein sequence MLQLAAVKLLSRLPAATILRVSLPAASARSSSTQPAFTKDGREILHVPNEPPERDLVNFPRLKRPLHPGKVRLGFIPDEWFQAFYQKTGVTGPYLFGTGLVTYLISKEIMIVEHEFVTGITLATMAFVAVKKFGPGVRAYLEKECDKEEQAIDQFRLQGIENFKDAIKQEEFAQWQAQGQNHLFQAKRENVALQLEAEFRKRQMTVYNEVKKKLDYHLEVQNVTRRLQQKHMVDWIVSNVLKSITPQQEKDSLQKCITDLKSLAAKA, from the coding sequence ATGTTGCAACTTGCCGCAGTTAAGCTCCTCTCTCGTCTTCCTGCGGCTACCATCTTGAGGGTATCACTGCCGGCAGCATCAGCTCGTTCATCGAGCACCCAACCTGCCTTCACTAAAGATGGCCGTGAAATCCTTCACGTCCCCAACGAGCCCCCCGAACGAGACTTGGTGAACTTCCCCCGACTCAAGAGGCCTCTGCACCCAGGCAAGGTGAGGCTGGGCTTCATCCCAGATGAATGGTTTCAAGCGTTCTACCAGAAGACGGGCGTCACCGGTCCCTACCTGTTCGGAACCGGACTGGTAACCTACTTGATCTCCAAGGAAATCATGATTGTGGAGCACGAGTTTGTTACTGGAATCACTTTAGCAACGATGGCGTTTGTCGCCGTCAAAAAGTTTGGACCTGGGGTGAGGGCCTACCTGGAGAAGGAGTGCGACAAAGAGGAGCAGGCGATCGACCAGTTCCGACTGCAAGGTATCGAGAACTTCAAGGACGCCATCAAGCAGGAGGAGTTCGCCCAGTGGCAGGCGCAGGGACAGAACCACCTGTTCCAGGCGAAGCGCGAAAACGTAGCGCTGCAGCTCGAAGCCGAGTTCCGCAAGCGCCAGATGACCGTATACAACGAGGTGAAGAAGAAGCTCGACTACCACCTCGAGGTGCAGAACGTCACGCGAAGGCTGCAGCAGAAGCACATGGTCGACTGGATCGTCAGCAACGTCCTCAAGAGCATCACGCCGCAGCAGGAGAAGGACTCGCTGCAAAAGTGCATCACCGACCTCAAGAGCCTGGCGGCCAAGGCATAG